In Streptomyces sp. SN-593, a single genomic region encodes these proteins:
- a CDS encoding type I polyketide synthase gives MSEVDKLRDYLKRAINDGRQLQSRLRRLEESMREPVAIVGMDCRFPGGAESPEDFWGLLAEGADTMSGFPADRGWDMAGRHDPDSGAAAPGYARLGGFLAGAGDFDAEFFGISPREALGMDPQQRLLLETCWKALEDAGIDPASLKGTDTGVYAGVITSGYRVGGQDAGGGYGLTGTMASVASGRVAYCLGLQGPAVSIDTACSSSLTAIHLAAQALRSGECGIALAGGVTVMATPAAYAEFARQRVLGADGRCKPFAEAADGTGWGEGVGVLVLERLSDARERGHQVLAVVAGSAVNQDGASNGLSAPNGPSQQRVIRQALASARLQPGDVDVVEAHGTGTALGDPIEAQALLATYGQDRPEGRPLWLGSVKSNIGHAQAAAGVAGVIKMVQAMRHGVLPQTLHVDAPSSHVDWSAGAVELLTRARPWEAGPRPRRAGVSSFGISGTNVHLILEQPPQDAPADAEPEAGEEPPAGPAVWVLSAQSGPALAAQAGRLRAFAASHPRTTVHDVAFSLATTRATGLPRRLAVTGGDRDELLAGLAAAAEGRDAPGTVTGKAGEHPRPVFVFAGQGGQWVGMGLQLWDEEPVFAAAMERCAAALAPFVDWRLREALGDAELLARVDVVQPALWSVMVSLAALWRAAGVEPAAVLGHSQGEIAAACVAGGLSLDDGARVVALRSRALAEHLAGAGGMVSVPAGLEEVREWIARWGEDLSVAAVNGPRQVVVAGTAAACVQFAQAHAERGARAVATDVAGHTAQAEAVRERLAGDLAELAPTSGAVPFWSTVEAAVVDTAGLDSGYWYRNLREPVRFGEVVAALAAEGHRVFVEISPHPVLGMAVAQGGEDVVAAGSLKRGEGGRSRWLSALAAAWAAGAEVDWSAVTADEGRARRVALPTYPFQRERYWPRAAAGRGDAVSAGQQRSGHAMVAAAVWLAEGDGLVLTGRLSLAGAPWLADHAVHGVVLLPGTAFVDLAMHAGDLVGCPVLEELTLQEPLVLSEHGAVQLQVRVGGDGEQRTVAISSREGEGAWVLHAAGVLAPVGSEPAPAPLGAWPPAGAEPLPTGDAYERLAARGYQYGPVFQGLRQVWRAGDTVYAEVELPEGPQADTAGFGLHPALLDAGLHGAVVASGNGAAGGGATGLPFAWSGVRLLAGGARHLRVVLAPGSGGVAITAYDGVGEPVLQARSLVLREVGSGQLGGLARMAGQSLFTVDWAALPVAQAPAARVRWVRHGEPAGSDAAPVVVAVVPAAEPGVSAPRAAQSAAATVLDWVQQWLADPETDDARLVVWTRGAAAGWDLAGAAAAGLVRSAQTEHPGRLVLVDVDPSAGLDPGRDADVDTVLAAVLDAGEPDLRIGSGDGGVEVFGRRLARAGAGAGELALPGGTDWRVELTRPGDLGSAAVIDAAQADAELSVGQVRVGLRAAGVNFRDVMYGLGVVADGRVLGGEAAGVVLETGPGVTGLTAGQPVMGLVQGWGPVGVADARLLAPVPQGWSFQQAAAVPVGFLTAFYGLRDLARAQFGQRVLIHAGTGGVGTAAVQLAQAWGLEVFATASPAKQSALRAMGVEESHIASTRDLAFCERFLAVTGGEGMDVVVNALAGEFTDASLRLLPRGGRFVEMGKTDIRDPEQVAEAHPGVVYQAFDTIDAGAPRVAEMLAELGVMFEAGTLVPPPVTCFELSQAVAALRYLQAARHIGKVVVNVPAQWDPEGTVLITGGTGTLGGELARHLVRVRGMRHLLLMSRRGPAAPGVARLVAELAGSGAEVRVQAGDASDRDALASVLDRVTALRRLTAVVHAAGVIDDATVESLTPGRIAPVLAAKADAAWNLHELTEGADLAGFILYSSAAAVMGSPGQGSYAAANTFLDALAVYRRDRHLAGQSLAWGLWDQTSEMSGHLDGSALTRLRRGGIQPMTTAQGLALFDAATALGTPQPIPATLDLAALTRAGNPLLSGLTAGAPARPNASAPVAAGGGLAARLAGLGPADREREVLRAVQAATAVVLGHASPEDIDPERRIRDMGIDSLTALELRNRLATETGLTLPATLVFDHPTPAELARHLAGQFGDEPAPGAGAPAEGIVSQFAQLETALAKDGDVDDELRTYARSRLLALLDMVG, from the coding sequence ATGTCCGAGGTAGACAAGCTCCGCGACTACCTGAAGCGGGCCATCAACGACGGCCGGCAGCTCCAGAGCCGACTGCGCAGGCTTGAGGAGAGCATGCGCGAACCGGTGGCCATCGTGGGGATGGACTGCCGCTTCCCGGGCGGGGCGGAGAGCCCGGAGGACTTCTGGGGACTGCTTGCCGAGGGGGCCGACACGATGTCGGGGTTCCCCGCCGACCGTGGGTGGGACATGGCGGGCAGGCACGACCCCGACTCCGGCGCCGCGGCCCCGGGCTACGCTCGGCTGGGCGGATTCCTCGCCGGGGCGGGTGACTTCGACGCGGAGTTCTTCGGGATCAGCCCGCGTGAGGCGCTGGGGATGGATCCGCAGCAGCGGCTGCTGCTGGAGACGTGCTGGAAGGCACTGGAGGACGCGGGCATCGATCCGGCTTCGCTGAAGGGCACCGACACCGGCGTCTACGCCGGGGTCATCACGTCCGGGTACCGGGTCGGGGGGCAGGACGCCGGCGGCGGCTACGGGCTGACGGGGACCATGGCGAGTGTGGCGTCGGGCCGGGTGGCGTACTGCCTGGGACTTCAGGGTCCCGCGGTCTCGATCGACACGGCCTGCTCGTCGTCGCTGACGGCGATCCACCTGGCCGCGCAGGCGCTGCGGTCCGGGGAGTGCGGGATCGCGCTGGCCGGCGGTGTCACGGTGATGGCCACCCCGGCGGCGTACGCGGAGTTCGCGCGGCAGCGGGTTCTGGGCGCCGACGGGCGGTGCAAGCCGTTCGCGGAGGCGGCCGACGGCACCGGGTGGGGTGAGGGTGTCGGGGTCCTGGTGCTGGAGCGGCTGTCGGATGCGCGGGAGCGTGGCCACCAAGTGCTGGCGGTGGTGGCGGGGAGCGCGGTGAACCAGGACGGGGCGTCCAACGGTCTGTCGGCGCCGAACGGTCCGTCGCAGCAGCGGGTGATCCGCCAGGCGTTGGCGAGCGCCCGGTTGCAACCCGGCGACGTCGACGTGGTGGAGGCGCACGGTACCGGAACCGCCCTGGGGGACCCGATCGAGGCGCAGGCCCTGCTGGCCACCTACGGCCAGGACCGGCCGGAGGGCCGGCCGCTGTGGTTGGGTTCGGTGAAGTCGAACATCGGCCACGCGCAGGCGGCGGCGGGTGTGGCGGGTGTGATCAAGATGGTGCAGGCGATGCGGCACGGGGTCCTGCCGCAGACGCTGCACGTGGACGCCCCGTCGTCGCACGTGGACTGGTCGGCCGGAGCGGTGGAACTGCTCACCCGGGCACGCCCGTGGGAGGCCGGCCCCCGCCCGCGCCGGGCCGGTGTGTCCTCGTTCGGGATCAGCGGCACCAACGTCCACCTCATCCTCGAACAGCCTCCCCAGGACGCCCCCGCCGACGCCGAGCCCGAGGCCGGGGAGGAGCCGCCCGCGGGGCCGGCGGTGTGGGTGCTGTCGGCGCAGTCCGGGCCGGCCCTGGCCGCGCAGGCCGGCCGGTTGAGGGCCTTCGCCGCTTCCCACCCGCGGACGACGGTCCACGACGTGGCGTTCTCGCTGGCGACGACCCGCGCCACGGGGCTGCCCCGGCGGCTGGCGGTGACCGGCGGCGACCGGGACGAACTGCTGGCGGGCCTGGCGGCGGCGGCCGAGGGACGGGACGCGCCCGGAACGGTGACCGGGAAGGCCGGAGAGCATCCGCGGCCGGTGTTCGTGTTCGCGGGGCAGGGCGGCCAGTGGGTCGGGATGGGGCTGCAACTGTGGGACGAGGAGCCGGTGTTCGCGGCGGCGATGGAGCGCTGCGCGGCGGCCCTGGCGCCGTTCGTCGACTGGCGGCTCCGTGAGGCGCTGGGTGATGCGGAGTTGCTGGCCCGGGTGGATGTCGTCCAGCCTGCCCTGTGGTCGGTGATGGTGAGTCTGGCCGCGTTGTGGCGGGCGGCGGGGGTGGAGCCCGCCGCCGTGCTCGGCCACAGCCAGGGCGAGATCGCCGCGGCGTGTGTGGCGGGCGGCCTGTCGTTGGACGACGGGGCGCGGGTGGTCGCCCTGCGCAGCCGGGCGCTGGCGGAACATCTGGCCGGCGCGGGCGGGATGGTGTCGGTGCCCGCCGGGTTGGAGGAGGTGCGGGAGTGGATCGCCCGGTGGGGCGAGGACCTGTCGGTCGCGGCGGTGAACGGCCCGAGGCAGGTGGTGGTGGCCGGGACCGCCGCCGCGTGCGTGCAGTTCGCGCAGGCCCACGCCGAGCGGGGCGCGCGAGCGGTCGCGACGGATGTCGCAGGCCACACCGCGCAGGCCGAGGCGGTGAGGGAGCGCCTGGCCGGAGACCTGGCGGAACTCGCTCCGACCAGCGGTGCGGTGCCGTTCTGGTCCACGGTCGAGGCCGCGGTGGTGGACACGGCCGGGCTGGACAGCGGGTACTGGTATCGGAACCTGCGCGAGCCGGTGCGGTTCGGCGAGGTCGTCGCCGCGCTCGCGGCGGAGGGCCACCGGGTGTTCGTGGAGATCAGCCCGCACCCGGTGCTGGGGATGGCGGTCGCGCAGGGCGGTGAGGACGTGGTGGCGGCGGGCAGCCTGAAGCGCGGCGAGGGAGGCCGCAGCCGCTGGCTGAGCGCGCTGGCCGCTGCCTGGGCGGCGGGTGCGGAGGTGGACTGGTCCGCGGTGACCGCCGACGAGGGCAGGGCCCGGAGGGTGGCTCTGCCGACGTATCCGTTCCAGCGGGAGCGCTACTGGCCGAGGGCCGCCGCTGGGCGTGGTGATGCCGTCTCGGCCGGCCAGCAGCGTTCCGGGCACGCGATGGTGGCGGCGGCGGTATGGCTGGCCGAGGGTGACGGGCTGGTGCTGACCGGTCGGCTGTCGCTGGCCGGGGCCCCGTGGCTGGCCGACCACGCCGTCCACGGCGTGGTGTTGCTGCCCGGCACCGCGTTCGTGGATCTCGCGATGCATGCCGGTGACCTGGTCGGGTGCCCGGTCCTGGAGGAGTTGACGCTCCAGGAACCGCTGGTGCTGTCGGAGCACGGCGCCGTCCAGTTGCAGGTCCGCGTGGGCGGCGACGGGGAACAGCGGACCGTCGCGATCTCCTCCCGTGAGGGGGAGGGCGCGTGGGTTCTGCACGCGGCCGGCGTACTGGCCCCGGTCGGCAGCGAGCCGGCTCCGGCTCCGCTGGGTGCGTGGCCTCCGGCGGGCGCGGAGCCGCTCCCGACGGGTGACGCCTACGAGCGACTGGCTGCGCGGGGCTACCAGTACGGGCCCGTGTTCCAGGGGCTGCGTCAGGTGTGGCGGGCCGGGGACACGGTGTACGCCGAGGTCGAGCTGCCGGAAGGCCCGCAGGCCGATACGGCTGGGTTCGGGCTGCACCCCGCGCTGCTTGACGCGGGTCTGCACGGTGCCGTCGTCGCCAGCGGCAACGGAGCCGCCGGCGGCGGGGCGACGGGGCTGCCGTTCGCGTGGTCGGGCGTGCGGTTGCTGGCCGGCGGTGCCCGCCACCTGCGGGTGGTCCTGGCACCCGGGTCGGGCGGGGTGGCGATCACCGCGTACGACGGCGTGGGGGAACCCGTGCTCCAGGCACGGTCGTTGGTGCTGCGGGAGGTCGGGTCCGGGCAGTTGGGCGGGCTCGCCCGGATGGCCGGGCAGTCGCTGTTCACGGTGGACTGGGCCGCGCTGCCGGTCGCGCAGGCCCCTGCCGCCCGGGTCCGGTGGGTGCGGCACGGTGAGCCGGCCGGGTCCGACGCCGCGCCGGTGGTGGTGGCGGTGGTGCCGGCGGCCGAGCCGGGGGTGTCCGCGCCGCGGGCGGCTCAGTCGGCTGCCGCGACGGTGCTGGACTGGGTGCAGCAGTGGCTGGCCGATCCCGAGACCGACGACGCGCGGTTGGTGGTCTGGACCCGGGGCGCGGCCGCCGGGTGGGACCTCGCCGGCGCGGCGGCGGCGGGTCTGGTGCGCTCGGCGCAGACCGAGCACCCCGGCCGCCTGGTCCTGGTCGACGTCGACCCGTCGGCCGGCCTGGACCCCGGTCGGGACGCCGACGTGGACACGGTGCTGGCCGCGGTGCTGGATGCCGGCGAACCCGACCTCCGCATCGGGTCCGGTGACGGGGGTGTGGAGGTGTTCGGGCGCCGGTTGGCCCGGGCCGGAGCCGGAGCCGGTGAGTTGGCGTTGCCCGGTGGTACGGACTGGCGGGTCGAGCTGACCCGGCCGGGTGACCTCGGCAGTGCTGCTGTGATCGACGCCGCCCAGGCCGACGCCGAGTTGTCGGTGGGCCAGGTCCGGGTGGGTCTGCGTGCGGCCGGGGTGAACTTCCGTGACGTGATGTACGGGCTGGGCGTGGTCGCAGACGGGCGGGTCCTGGGCGGGGAGGCGGCCGGGGTGGTGCTGGAGACCGGTCCCGGGGTGACCGGCCTGACGGCCGGTCAGCCGGTGATGGGCCTGGTGCAGGGGTGGGGGCCGGTCGGGGTGGCGGATGCCCGACTGCTGGCCCCGGTTCCGCAGGGCTGGTCGTTCCAGCAGGCCGCGGCGGTGCCGGTCGGGTTCCTGACCGCGTTCTACGGGCTGCGGGATCTGGCCCGGGCCCAGTTCGGTCAGCGGGTCCTCATCCATGCCGGTACGGGTGGTGTCGGCACGGCCGCGGTGCAGTTGGCCCAGGCGTGGGGGCTGGAGGTGTTCGCGACGGCGAGTCCGGCCAAGCAGTCCGCGTTGCGGGCCATGGGTGTGGAGGAGAGCCACATCGCCTCGACCCGTGATCTGGCGTTCTGTGAGCGGTTCCTGGCCGTGACCGGTGGCGAGGGCATGGACGTGGTCGTCAACGCGCTGGCCGGGGAGTTCACGGACGCCTCCCTGCGGTTGCTGCCGCGCGGTGGCCGGTTCGTGGAGATGGGCAAGACCGACATCCGCGACCCCGAGCAGGTCGCCGAGGCCCACCCCGGGGTCGTCTACCAGGCGTTCGACACGATCGACGCCGGTGCGCCGCGGGTCGCGGAGATGCTCGCCGAGCTCGGGGTGATGTTCGAGGCGGGCACGCTGGTTCCGCCGCCGGTGACGTGCTTCGAGCTGTCGCAGGCGGTGGCGGCACTGCGGTACCTCCAGGCCGCCCGGCACATCGGCAAGGTCGTCGTGAACGTCCCGGCCCAGTGGGACCCCGAGGGCACGGTGCTGATCACGGGCGGCACCGGCACCCTGGGCGGGGAGTTGGCCCGGCACCTGGTGAGGGTCCGGGGCATGCGGCACCTGCTGCTGATGTCCCGCCGGGGTCCGGCGGCGCCGGGTGTGGCGCGCCTGGTCGCGGAACTCGCCGGATCGGGTGCTGAGGTGCGGGTGCAGGCCGGCGACGCCTCCGACCGCGACGCCCTGGCGTCGGTGCTGGACCGGGTGACGGCGCTCCGCCGGTTGACGGCGGTGGTGCATGCCGCCGGGGTGATCGACGACGCCACCGTGGAGTCGCTGACGCCCGGGCGGATAGCACCGGTGCTGGCCGCGAAGGCCGACGCGGCCTGGAACCTGCACGAGCTGACCGAGGGCGCGGACCTGGCCGGCTTCATCCTGTACTCCTCGGCCGCGGCGGTCATGGGCAGCCCCGGGCAGGGCAGCTACGCCGCCGCGAACACGTTCCTGGACGCGCTGGCCGTCTACCGCCGCGACCGGCACCTGGCCGGCCAGTCGCTGGCGTGGGGACTGTGGGACCAGACCTCGGAGATGAGCGGACATCTGGACGGCTCGGCCCTGACCCGCCTGCGCCGCGGGGGCATCCAGCCCATGACGACCGCTCAGGGCCTGGCCCTGTTCGACGCCGCTACCGCGCTGGGTACGCCGCAGCCCATCCCGGCCACTCTGGACCTGGCCGCGCTGACCCGCGCCGGCAACCCCCTGCTGAGCGGTCTGACGGCCGGCGCTCCGGCCCGCCCGAACGCCTCCGCACCAGTCGCGGCCGGGGGCGGGCTGGCCGCGCGGCTGGCCGGCCTCGGCCCCGCCGACCGCGAGCGCGAGGTCCTGCGGGCCGTCCAGGCAGCCACCGCGGTCGTGCTGGGCCATGCCAGCCCCGAGGACATCGACCCCGAGCGCCGCATTCGCGACATGGGCATCGACTCCCTCACCGCGCTGGAGCTCCGCAACCGCCTCGCCACCGAGACCGGCCTCACCCTCCCCGCCACCCTCGTCTTCGACCACCCGACACCGGCCGAACTCGCCCGGCACCTCGCGGGGCAGTTCGGTGACGAACCCGCTCCCGGAGCCGGGGCCCCCGCCGAGGGCATCGTCAGCCAGTTCGCCCAGCTCGAGACGGCCCTCGCGAAGGACGGGGACGTCGACGACGAGCTGCGCACCTACGCCCGCTCCCGCCTGCTGGCCCTGCTGGACATGGTCGGCTAG
- a CDS encoding cytochrome P450 — MAADDRFNKDFRHTDRDRFHVSRGEIVTGPVTDWATDFSHLDPRWTADPFPIMDDLRQRCPIAHTERFGGAWVPTRYEDVAAIAYDTDRFSSLGTNLSEFRPPRDLAPIGEAPPITSDPPFHHGARKLLLPAFTKTAVAKLEPGTRAYCHSLIDRFAGRAVVDAAEEYAQQIPSRVIGDMLGLPPEDRQRFHELATKLEGEGKQSRDERVKHMGRVFIYLLAEVDKHVEQPRDDLISYLLEAELHGRKLEPNHVIGTVMLLLIAGISTTYSAIGTSLWHLAGNPRDRERLVAEPELLPTALEEFLRAYAPVTMARLVKDDMHWRGVDMKADDWILLSFPAANRDPAQFERADEVVIDREANRHAAFGLGIHRCLGSHLARMELRVALEVWLERVPEFSLRDPSTVAWGGTQARGPKALPLRIR, encoded by the coding sequence GTGGCCGCCGACGACCGCTTCAACAAGGACTTCCGCCATACCGACCGGGACCGCTTCCACGTCTCGCGCGGCGAGATCGTCACCGGTCCGGTCACCGACTGGGCGACGGACTTCTCGCACCTGGACCCGCGGTGGACCGCCGATCCCTTCCCGATCATGGACGACCTGCGGCAGCGGTGTCCGATCGCGCACACCGAGCGGTTCGGCGGCGCGTGGGTGCCGACCCGCTACGAGGATGTCGCGGCGATCGCCTACGACACCGACCGCTTCTCCTCGCTCGGCACCAACCTGAGCGAGTTCCGGCCGCCGCGTGACCTGGCGCCGATCGGCGAAGCGCCGCCCATCACCTCCGACCCGCCGTTCCACCACGGCGCGCGCAAGCTGCTGCTGCCGGCGTTCACCAAGACCGCCGTCGCCAAGCTGGAGCCCGGCACGAGGGCCTACTGCCACTCCCTCATCGACCGCTTCGCGGGACGGGCCGTCGTCGACGCGGCCGAGGAGTACGCGCAGCAGATCCCGAGCCGGGTCATCGGGGACATGCTGGGCCTGCCGCCGGAGGACAGGCAGCGGTTCCACGAGCTCGCCACCAAGCTGGAGGGCGAGGGCAAGCAGTCGCGCGACGAGCGCGTCAAACACATGGGCAGGGTGTTCATCTACCTCCTCGCGGAGGTCGACAAGCACGTCGAGCAGCCGCGTGACGACCTCATCAGCTACCTGCTCGAAGCGGAGCTCCACGGCCGCAAGCTCGAACCGAACCACGTCATCGGCACCGTCATGCTGCTGCTCATCGCCGGCATCAGCACCACCTACAGCGCCATCGGCACGTCCCTGTGGCACCTGGCGGGGAACCCGCGGGACCGCGAGCGCCTGGTGGCCGAGCCCGAGCTGCTGCCGACCGCGCTGGAGGAGTTCCTCCGCGCCTACGCGCCGGTCACCATGGCCCGGCTGGTGAAGGACGACATGCACTGGCGTGGCGTGGACATGAAGGCCGACGACTGGATCCTGCTCTCCTTCCCGGCCGCCAACCGCGACCCGGCCCAGTTCGAGCGGGCCGACGAGGTCGTCATCGACCGCGAGGCCAACCGGCACGCAGCGTTCGGCCTGGGCATCCACCGCTGCCTGGGCTCGCACCTGGCCCGCATGGAACTGCGCGTCGCACTGGAGGTCTGGCTGGAACGGGTGCCGGAGTTCAGCCTCCGGGACCCGTCCACGGTGGCCTGGGGCGGGACCCAGGCCCGTGGGCCGAAGGCCCTTCCTCTGCGCATCCGCTAG
- a CDS encoding ferredoxin, with the protein MDVRIDSGRCQGHGRCYDIAPAVFGEDAEGYGNVPGDGSVPPGDEREARRAVASCPERAITVTEGT; encoded by the coding sequence GTGGACGTACGGATCGACTCCGGGCGCTGCCAGGGACACGGCCGCTGCTACGACATCGCCCCCGCCGTGTTCGGCGAGGACGCCGAGGGCTACGGCAACGTACCCGGTGACGGCAGCGTGCCGCCGGGTGACGAGCGCGAGGCCCGCCGCGCGGTCGCGAGTTGCCCGGAACGGGCGATCACCGTGACGGAGGGGACGTGA
- a CDS encoding ferredoxin: protein MGRFTVDVLIDSGRCQGHGRCYDIAPAVFGEDAEGYGNVPGDGSVPPGDEREARRAVASCPERAITVTEGT, encoded by the coding sequence GTGGGACGGTTCACTGTGGACGTACTGATCGACTCCGGGCGCTGCCAGGGACACGGCCGCTGCTACGACATCGCCCCCGCCGTGTTCGGCGAGGACGCCGAGGGCTACGGCAACGTACCCGGTGACGGCAGCGTGCCGCCGGGTGACGAGCGCGAGGCCCGCCGCGCGGTCGCGAGTTGCCCGGAACGGGCGATCACCGTGACGGAGGGGACGTGA
- a CDS encoding cytochrome P450 has translation MAADDRFNKDFRDPNRDQYHSVRSETISGPVTDWATDFSHLDPRWTADPFPIMDDLRQRCPIAHTERFGGAWVPTRYEDIAAVAYDTENFSSRSVNVGNFRPPRDLAPIGEAPPITSDPPFHHGARKLLLPAFTKTAVARLEPTTRAYCHSLIDGFEGRDVVDAAEAYAQKVPEQVIGDLLGIPQGDRKLFRDLIANINREDALDSRDEHVEQLSKMFVFLLAEIKEHVRNPREDLISYLLEVELRGRKLDPNHIISMMLLLFAAGIGTTTKAIGSSLWHLAGNPRDRERLVAEPELLPTALEEFLRAFTPVTMARLVKDDMHWRGVDMKADDWILLSFPAANRDPAQFERADEVVIDREANRHAAFGLGIHRCLGSHLARMELRVALEVWLERIPEFDLQDPSTVVWGGRLARGPVCLPLSVGRRTPLTPDGPR, from the coding sequence GTGGCCGCCGACGACCGCTTCAACAAGGACTTCCGGGACCCGAACCGGGACCAGTACCACAGCGTCCGCAGCGAGACGATCTCCGGTCCGGTCACCGACTGGGCGACGGACTTCTCGCACCTGGACCCGCGGTGGACCGCCGACCCCTTCCCGATCATGGACGACCTGCGGCAGCGGTGCCCGATCGCGCACACCGAGCGGTTCGGCGGCGCGTGGGTGCCGACCCGCTACGAGGACATCGCGGCGGTCGCCTACGACACCGAGAACTTCTCCTCGCGCTCGGTGAACGTGGGCAACTTCCGGCCGCCGCGTGACCTGGCGCCGATCGGCGAAGCGCCGCCCATCACCTCCGACCCGCCGTTCCACCACGGCGCGCGCAAGCTGCTGCTGCCGGCGTTCACCAAGACCGCCGTCGCCAGGCTGGAGCCGACCACGAGGGCCTACTGCCACTCCCTCATCGACGGCTTCGAGGGGCGGGACGTCGTCGACGCGGCCGAGGCGTACGCGCAGAAGGTCCCCGAACAGGTCATCGGCGACCTGCTCGGCATCCCGCAGGGGGACCGGAAGCTGTTCCGCGACCTCATCGCGAACATCAACCGCGAGGACGCCCTCGACTCGCGGGACGAGCACGTCGAACAGCTCAGCAAGATGTTCGTCTTCCTGCTCGCGGAGATCAAGGAGCACGTCAGGAACCCGCGTGAGGACCTCATCAGCTACCTGCTCGAAGTGGAGCTCCGCGGCCGCAAGCTCGACCCGAACCACATCATCAGCATGATGCTGCTGCTCTTCGCGGCGGGCATCGGCACGACGACCAAGGCGATCGGCTCGTCCCTGTGGCACCTGGCGGGGAACCCGCGGGACCGCGAGCGCCTGGTGGCCGAGCCCGAGCTGCTGCCGACCGCGCTGGAGGAGTTCCTCCGCGCGTTCACGCCGGTCACCATGGCCCGGCTGGTGAAGGACGACATGCACTGGCGTGGCGTGGACATGAAGGCCGACGACTGGATCCTGCTCTCCTTCCCGGCCGCCAACCGCGACCCGGCCCAGTTCGAGCGGGCCGACGAGGTCGTCATCGACCGCGAGGCCAACCGGCACGCAGCGTTCGGCCTGGGCATCCACCGCTGCCTGGGCTCGCACCTGGCCCGCATGGAACTGCGCGTCGCACTGGAGGTCTGGCTGGAACGGATCCCCGAGTTCGACCTCCAGGACCCGTCCACGGTGGTCTGGGGCGGGCGCCTGGCCCGCGGACCGGTGTGCCTTCCGCTCAGCGTCGGCCGACGGACCCCGCTGACGCCGGACGGACCGCGGTAG
- the hemE gene encoding uroporphyrinogen decarboxylase — protein sequence MDIGTRDAVGPKPGSGNVQPRKLLLRALAGERTERPPVWLMRQAGRYLPEYHKVREAAGGMVGLCTTPEHAVEVTLQPLRRFPLDAAIVFADLPQVAAALGQTLDYRVGEGPVLTPPVRSTADIAEFLSISRLHEELAPIYETVSRLTRALPAETALIGYAGAPWTIATYMVEGRGGAASEHSTVKQWALSDPDGFQPLMDLLTTAVTQFLGRQIEAGAEAVQLFDTWAGVLPDVLFDRWCVKPAAAIISALKAQYPDVPVIVFPRGAGLSYNGFAEATGADCIGLDSTVPLDWAARNLQGALGRCVQGNLDPQLLIAGGPALHAETERILRGLSGGPFVFNLGHGINKTTPIEHISAVVEQVRAWRTPAV from the coding sequence GTGGACATCGGCACCCGGGATGCGGTCGGTCCGAAGCCGGGGTCCGGCAACGTCCAGCCCAGGAAGCTGCTCCTGCGGGCACTCGCGGGAGAGCGGACCGAGCGGCCGCCGGTGTGGCTGATGCGGCAGGCCGGGCGCTACCTGCCCGAGTACCACAAGGTCCGGGAGGCGGCCGGGGGCATGGTGGGGCTCTGCACCACGCCCGAGCACGCCGTCGAGGTCACCCTGCAGCCGCTGCGCCGCTTCCCGCTGGACGCCGCCATCGTGTTCGCGGACCTTCCGCAGGTCGCCGCCGCGCTGGGCCAGACCCTGGACTACCGGGTGGGCGAGGGGCCGGTGTTGACGCCGCCGGTCCGTTCGACGGCGGACATCGCGGAGTTCCTGAGCATCTCCCGCCTGCACGAGGAACTGGCCCCGATCTACGAGACGGTCAGCCGGCTCACCCGTGCCCTGCCCGCCGAGACGGCCCTGATCGGGTATGCCGGCGCACCGTGGACCATCGCCACCTACATGGTCGAAGGCCGCGGCGGTGCCGCGTCGGAGCACTCCACCGTCAAGCAGTGGGCGCTGAGCGACCCCGACGGGTTCCAGCCCCTGATGGACCTGTTGACGACCGCGGTCACCCAGTTCCTGGGCCGTCAGATCGAGGCGGGCGCGGAAGCGGTCCAGTTGTTCGACACCTGGGCCGGGGTACTTCCGGACGTCCTCTTCGACCGCTGGTGCGTCAAGCCGGCCGCCGCCATCATCAGCGCGCTGAAGGCGCAGTACCCGGACGTCCCCGTCATCGTGTTCCCCCGGGGCGCCGGGCTCTCCTACAACGGCTTCGCCGAGGCGACGGGCGCGGACTGCATCGGCCTGGACTCGACGGTTCCCCTCGACTGGGCCGCACGCAACCTCCAGGGTGCGCTGGGCCGTTGCGTGCAGGGCAACCTCGATCCCCAGTTGCTGATCGCCGGCGGCCCCGCGCTCCACGCCGAGACGGAGCGCATCCTGCGCGGCCTGAGCGGGGGGCCGTTCGTGTTCAACCTGGGACACGGGATCAACAAGACCACGCCCATCGAGCACATCTCCGCCGTCGTGGAGCAGGTGCGCGCCTGGCGCACGCCCGCGGTGTAG